From a region of the Methanolinea sp. genome:
- the corA gene encoding magnesium/cobalt transporter CorA, whose product MSRHRHKLSKKAGLPPGTLHLDGKPMTGPIRITVIDYDADHVEERRVMTIEECFPYRDTSTVTWINIDGLANTEVIEKIGRYFLIHPLILEDLLNTDQRPKMEDLEDYLYLNLKMLMLPEATGEIKGEHVSLIIGKNYLMSFQEDVGDVFDPVRERIRKEGGRVRKNGSDYLAYALIDNIVDNYFVVMEKIEERVESLEEELVVNATRDSLPRINRLKKDMVFLRKAVWPLREMILALERSDSPLIREDTRIYLRDVYDHAIQVIDTLETFRDMVSGMIDIYLSSLSYKMNEIMKVLTLIATIFIPLTFVAGVYGMNFRYMPELHWEYGYYAVLGIMIAIVVIMLAYFRKRQWI is encoded by the coding sequence ATGTCACGCCACCGGCACAAGCTCTCGAAGAAGGCCGGGCTGCCTCCCGGAACGCTCCACCTGGACGGAAAACCCATGACCGGGCCGATCCGGATTACGGTCATCGATTACGATGCAGATCATGTTGAAGAGCGGAGAGTCATGACAATCGAGGAATGTTTCCCCTACCGCGATACGTCAACGGTCACCTGGATCAATATCGATGGTCTTGCCAACACAGAGGTGATCGAGAAGATCGGGCGATATTTTCTTATCCACCCGCTCATCCTTGAAGACCTTCTCAACACAGACCAGCGGCCGAAGATGGAAGACCTGGAAGACTACCTCTACCTCAACCTCAAGATGTTGATGCTCCCTGAAGCGACTGGGGAAATAAAGGGCGAACACGTCTCGCTCATCATCGGAAAAAATTATCTCATGTCGTTCCAAGAAGACGTCGGGGACGTATTCGACCCGGTCCGGGAGCGGATCAGGAAAGAAGGAGGGCGCGTGAGAAAGAATGGATCGGATTATCTTGCCTATGCCCTCATCGACAATATCGTTGATAATTACTTTGTTGTGATGGAAAAGATCGAAGAACGGGTAGAGTCGCTTGAAGAGGAGCTGGTTGTCAACGCTACCAGGGATTCGCTGCCGAGGATCAACCGCCTGAAGAAGGACATGGTCTTCCTAAGAAAAGCTGTCTGGCCGCTTCGCGAGATGATCCTTGCCCTTGAACGATCTGATTCCCCGCTGATAAGGGAGGATACCCGCATCTATCTGCGGGATGTGTATGACCATGCAATACAGGTGATCGACACGCTCGAGACATTCCGGGACATGGTCTCAGGAATGATCGATATCTACCTGTCCAGCCTCTCGTACAAGATGAACGAGATCATGAAGGTTCTCACCCTTATTGCAACCATTTTCATCCCCCTTACCTTTGTGGCCGGTGTTTATGGTATGAACTTCCGGTACATGCCTGAACTGCATTGGGAATACGGCTACTATGCAGTGCTGGGGATCATGATTGCGATTGTAGTGATCATGCTCGCGTACTTCCGGAAACGGCAATGGATCTGA